One Drosophila virilis strain 15010-1051.87 chromosome 5, Dvir_AGI_RSII-ME, whole genome shotgun sequence DNA window includes the following coding sequences:
- the Vps28 gene encoding vacuolar protein sorting-associated protein 28 homolog: protein MQEHSPELYEEVKLFRNAREREKYDNMADLYAIINTIQQLEKAYIRDCITPQEYTAACSKHLVQYKIAFKQVQCEEFPTVDTFVKKFRLDCPAALERIREDRPITIRDDKGNTSKCIAEIVSLFITIMDKLRLQINTMDALQPDVKDLDDNMNRLSLIPEDFDAKQKVDKWLGTLNEMQASDELTEAQVRQFLFDLESAYADFNKLLHSQ, encoded by the coding sequence ATGCAGGAGCACAGTCCCGAGCTCTACGAGGAGGTGAAACTGTTTCGCAATGCTCGCGAACGTGAGAAATACGATAACATGGCCGATTTATATGCGATTATAAACACAATACAGCAGCTGGAAAAGGCGTACATTCGGGACTGCATTACTCCGCAGGAATATACAGCTGCGTGCTCCAAGCATCTCGTCCAATACAAAATCGCATTCAAACAGGTGCAATGCGAAGAGTTTCCCACCGTGGACACATTTGTGAAAAAGTTTCGCCTCGACTGTCCGGCGGCACTGGAACGCATTCGTGAAGATCGACCCATTACCATACGCGACGACAAGGGCAACACATCCAAATGCATTGCCGAAATCGTATCGCTATTCATTACCATTATGGACAAGCTGCGTCTGCAGATCAACACAATGGATGCACTGCAGCCGGATGTCAAAGATTTGGATGACAACATGAATCGCCTGTCGCTGATACCCGAGGATTTCGATGCCAAGCAAAAGGTGGACAAATGGCTGGGCACACTGAACGAAATGCAGGCATCCGATGAGCTGACCGAGGCCCAAGTGCGACAATTTCTCTTCGATCTGGAATCGGCCTATGCGGATTTCAATAAACTTCTCCACAGCCAGTAA